GCACATGGGCCCCCAAGTTTCTCTCCCCTTTTTTTGCAAAGGCAAGTATCTCTCCTCAAAACCCGATTTGATCAATTCAACCACAATTACGTAGCCTCTCTTAAGCCTACCCGCCACTGCCAAGTTTCTCCCCCATGCCGCCGCATCGATCCCCCTCCTCTTCCCCGTCGGACCTTGGCGGCGGCAAGAGGAGTGGGGAGccatcttttccttttttttccttcttaTGTTTTGTTTTCCCAACGACATCGGCGAGGTGGTGGCAACGATGGTGTGTTGGAATAAGGTCTCTCTAGTCTCTCCTTACCTCAACGACGTCTGATCCGGCGCAGACGGAGGGCCTATGAGAGTTTGTGTCCCCAGATCTGCTGGCTCTCTTCAGATCTTCGAAAAGAAGAAATGgttaaggatacaatcaaccaatAAATTCTTACTTCTAAGGTAGTTGGTGTGTCCTTCAAGAAGAGCAATTGGTTGACCATTCGTGTGATGACTTCGACATCTTCGTCTTCTGTGTTGTTCCGCGGCATGGTCTGGTTTCTCCAACTCTCTGGACCGGTGGTGATGGATTGCAAGCCTGTTTTTGGATTGGGTGATCCTCCGACCGATGCTTCTTCGACGACTTCTAGATCATGTCTTAAGGCGCTAGTGGTTATTGCGGTCTTTAAAACCTGGTACGGTGAAGGCATTAGCAGTGTGTCTCTTTCCTTTACTATTGGTTCAGTACAATGTTCAATTTCGGGCGAATGACGTACAATCAGAGAAAGAAGAAGGCTAGTATGTTtttgcaatgtaattttattttgtacaAGACAGAGACTCTTTCCATTGTACTTCATATTGTTTTCTTTGATAAATACAAGCAAAATGGCCCGTGCGTTACGACGGGAGAAAACAAATCATAATTTTCAATGTCAATGACCACATTTTGCTACATCACCGAGATATACTTTCACTCTCATTTTCGTGaatcgtgaacaatttttgaaaatcatgaacatttcttaaACTCGTGAATATATCtgaaatcatgaacattattaaaatttgagaacatttttacagtttttcaaacattttctagaaacataaacattttttcaattcatgaatattttatacTATCTGCAAATATTTTTTGTTAAATTGTGAAAAAAAATAAAACATTTTTCTTGAATAGGCGACATTTCTAGAATGGACAGACATTTTATCtggaaattggtggaacaatttttgaaattcacgaacatttttttgatttaacgaacatttttcgagatgcatgatcattttttgaattagTAAACATTTTATGAAtaaataaactattttgtaagtcatgaatagtttttttatttttaggataATTTtcaattcataaacattttttgaattggcgaaattttgttcaatttcattaacatttttaatacacaacTTTTCTAAACAAATCATGAACATTTGTTGATTTCCCGAATATTTGTTTTCAAAATCAATAACAATTTTTATTATGCGATTATTTTCTGAATACAAAAATATTTATGAATTACTAAATGTTTTATTTCAAAAttctcataatttttaattttagcAATTTTTTGAAGTCATGAATTATTTAGAAGTGAAAAAACAAagatggaaaaggaaaataaaaaattaaaattaaattaaAAAACAGGCTGCCCGGACCTGGGCCGGCCCAATGAGGCACGCTGTGTCTTGTCTCAGCGCGCAGAGCGTAGTATAGAAGGTTCCTACTGCATGGGCCGGCCCGGGCGGGGATTCCCCTATGTGAAACgttttttatcacttataggtggcatcggtgggtaatattttgcaatTTTGGGCGCAATATTGATGACGTACCGGCAGAAGCAGTAACCCATTTATTACTAGGGCGCTGCTACGGGTCTGCCGgctgatctttttaaaagatcagcCGGGTCACGGCCATCAGATACGGCATCATCAGGCAGCTATTAGCACCCTCGACCATTGCAACAAAGATAATGTTGCAGAAACCTTCGGAACGTAGGTTTTGGTGCAGAAATCTTTGCAACAGAGGTTATGTTGCCAATTTTTTGCAACAAAGACCATGTTGCAGAAAGGTCTCCAATTTGTTTTTACAACATAGGTTATGTTATTGTTCTTTTTTTGCAACATAGATCACATTGCAGAAATGTCTATAatattttttttgcaacaaaggtcaTGTTGCAGAAACTTTTTGTAACAGAAATTACGTTGGAGGATATGTTGTTGCGTCTCAGCTTGGGAAGGCGGCAGCCATGGACGCCGATGCTCCTCCTAGATGGTCGTGATGTGGAACGACGAGCGACGGCGGGCTTCAACAGCGGCGTGCCTAGATGCAGCCCACCGGCCGTGCGCGGCCGGCACGCAGCACCCAAGTGGTCGGCTTCCAGCATCTACAAATCAGCTGCTAGTGCATACTCGCAGGCCACTATACTGGCCACAGCCATGGGGTGCTACTCGTCATGGACGAGGTCAACGCTTGAATTGAGAGATGCATCTGAGCATGCAAGCTAGATGTAGACGAATGAGGATAAGAAGGGAGATGAGCGGTGATGGCTTCACCTCACATGGCGTGGCGCGTGTCTAAGGCGGCGGACGGTGCGATTGTAATCGGGCGGTTGACGAGAATATTTTTCCTTActattaggtatagatatagatatatgaGATGTCCCTTGGGTGTCTCTAAAAGAAGTCTCTAACCCATGCTTTATTTTCTTTTGAAACTTTACATAACTTATGTCTTTTAAACTGAAATAATGTTTTATATTACCTTTCAAATTCTCTCACACAAATTGATCGAAGCAAATATCACAAGTGATAAAAAATATTCCAAAATCATTTCAGTTATTTCAGAAATATTTCAATTAATTCAGAAAAGATTTATGCTATTTCAATTATCTCAAGAGTTTttaattattttattgtttttcaGCTTTTTTTGACTGAAATAAGTGAAACAGTTTTTTTAATAATAAACATAGTTCGAATCACTTTTTTGAAataatgattttttttcatatatcaCTTTTTTGAAATAGTGAAATACCTGTCAGCGGAATAATAAGAGATATTGCTATTTTAACTTTCAAGTTGTGCAATGCTCTCCAACATTAATGTGGGCGCAAAACTGAATGTGACATTGCATGGGCACTTGCAGATGTTTTGATGATGCCATGGAGGCGAAGGAGGATGCTTTTGTGGTCAGAGATGGTAAGCTACATTAAAATTAGTTCAATTTTCCCACTTTATTCTCTGTAGCTCTGCGCATTTTTTGCATACGACCTATATGAATGGTACATTCATAGGGGCATTTGATTCCTAGAAAACTGCCTCTTCAAAATGAAATATAGTCATAATTTCAACCGCAAAAAAAAATAGTCATAATTTGTACTGGTACAAACAAAGGCAGTCAGAACTCAGAACTGGCACGTTATGTTCGTCTCACTGGTTCTCCAGCAAGTAAAGTGGAGTACTTTCGATATTTTTTTGAATGAAAGAGTACTTTCGATATTTGAGACGAGAAGGCAAAATAGATATCTGAGGCGAGCCCCTcatcaaaagaaaaaagaaaaagatatCTGAGACGAGAAAGCGAAAAGAATTAAAGTACCTTGCTGTGCAGAAATCTAGCTATTGCGAGACGACGGAGCTTGCCACCAGCTAGAGTCACAGGCTGCTAGCTACCTCTAGCTTGGAATAATGAACAGCTAGCCCGATCGGACTCTTCATTGAGCATGCATGTGTGCTTTGGTGCAGCTACGAATGGTAGGTCTCGGATGTGTTTACCACGCATACATACACCCATCTAGATCTAGCTACCTAGCCAAGTAGAGTAATACTAATAATGATCCACAAAGAACATGCGAACCACCGCGTCCGAAAAGCTTGGCTTTTAGCGGTTCCTTTTGAGTTTTGAGGACGTGCGAGTGCTCCCCTTCCGGGCTGTCGGTGCATTCCAGAGCGAGCTGCGTTCGTCGAGGGAGGGAAAGAAgcagcgccgccgccaccaccaaccaccaccatcGCCACCGCTCCTTGGGATTGATGCAGGTGAGCGCCGCCGGCCCCCGTCGATTTCTTGGAACGTTTTGCTTTGTTTTTTACCGGATCCGCGACTCGATTTCTCCTGCCCGCGATCCACCCTATACTGTTTACTTGGGGCGAACGGATCCACCATCGCTGCCCGCAGCCGTTCCTTGCTCTAGTTCCTCCCCTCTTATCTATCCACCTTTCTTAGCTTTCTACCGTAGATGTTCCATTTTTCAGGCTTCCTTTTCTTAAAGAAGGATTTGGAGCCGGGGAGCTCTCCCTGTTGATCTAAACAAAAAATCTAAACAAATCTAGAGAGCTCCCCGGCTGCTCTAGTAGGACTTTTTTGGAGCCGGGGAGCTCTCCCTGTTGATCTAGACAAAAAATCCTACTAGAGTAGGGAGGCGCTGGCATCTTGTGTGGGAGCAGTGTCATCTTCTACGGATTTTAACCAAAATTGTACTAGTCATACTTCTTATTACCCTCCGTCCCACGATAAAACGTTTTTGCTAACGtcttgtgggacggagggagtacgatagAGGGCAACGAAACTACTCTTTTGTTTTACAAAAGATATGCAGCGAAGAAAATGAAAGCGTTCATGATTATATCAAATGCTTTAACAGTAAGACTCAAAACTTCCTTTGGGGGTTCTATAAGAAAGTATACAGAACCCAAAATCTTCTCTTCAGCTTGTTGGTTCTGTAACAATGGGATAAAATCGCAGGTGCTCCAGCTGCCTCTAATTGACACAAAATTACTGACATACACAGAGTGGTGCTGCTACTCGCCAAGCTCTATTTACCTCTATGCACGTGCAAGTTATATCCAAACTAAGTATAGCGTAACCACCAAAATAAACACCTTCAGAAGATCACTTAACTGCTAACTACAGAATTATGCTTACAAAACAAAGACGTGTAGAAGATGTATTCGTTGGAACTAGTTTCATTGGAACATTTGCTGGAAACAACTCTGAAGAAAATTACTTCAGTATTGCTAATTGCATCCACTCTTTGCTTGCAGGACGAACATAGGTGTCCACACTCCAGCCACCATGAGCTTATCTGCCATTGGGATAATTAGTGCCCTCAATGAATGTGTCACTTTGTTTCAGTGGGCCAAATCTGCCATTTCATCTTTGCACTCCCGATGGAGTGGCTCACAGGAGCAACATCTTCAGGATCGTGTATTGCAGTTGGAGAGTGGCCTGCAATGTCTCAGGGATACTCTTCCTGCAATGTACAGCCTCATTAATAAAGCAGAGTGGAGAAGCCACAACGACGGTGTGGCTAGTCTCCTTCCTAATCTCAAGGATGCAGTGTCTGAGGCCGAGGACCTTCTTGATGAATTCAGATGGTATGAGAAGAAGGTGCAAGTGGAGGGCAATGCAAGCCAATTTCCTTTCATTGACTTCTTTGATACTGTCATCCAAGGCAGCTTCAACAAACTGAATGATGTCCAGTTGAGGTTGAACCATCTTTCGAGACAGATTGACACTATGGTGCTTCATGGAGTTACACATCGCTTTGACAAATTAGTCAGGCCAGAGACCACTTCTTTGCCAAATGAAACAAAAATATTTGGTCGTGACAAGGAGCTGAAGCAGGTATTGGGTTTTCTCAATGTACCTGCAAATTCAAAACGCAGGAGAGCAACTAGTTCAGTCAATGCATCAACCAGCGCACCAGTGAGCAACCAAGTTAGTACTGAATCAAGGATATATAGTCTTCCTGTTTTGCCAATAGTTGGAATTGGTGGTGTTGGAAAAACTACTTTGGCCCAACATATATGCAATCATCAACGAGTGAAGTCTCACTTTGAGCTGATAATTTGGATTTGCGTCTCCGATGACTTTGACGTGAAGAGGTTAATTAAAGAAGTTATACAATCTTGTACTGGAAAGGTGGTAACAATTGATAATTTGGATTTTCTTCAGCGTGCTCTCTCTAACCTTGTGACCAATAAAAGGTTATTGGTAGTCCTTGATGACATGTGGGATGACGCCTTGAAGGAAAATGAGCAGTGTTGGAAGAGGTTTATTGCACCTTTTAGAAGTGTCCAAGAGGGTAGTGCGATGTTGGTCACCACTAGATGTCCAAAGGTTACCGAGGGGGTGCGCACAATGGAGCCCGTCATATTAGAAGGTCTAAAGGATGACGTCTTCTGGAATTTCTTCAAGTCATGCATATTTGGATCTGAGAATTCTGACAATGATCCTGAATTAGAGCATATTGGCAGAAGTATACTTCCTAAATTGAAGGGTTCTCCATTGGCCGCCAAAACTCTAGGACGGATGTTAAGTATGGACCTTCAAGCATCACATTGGAATTTTATACTTGAGAGTGAATTATGGGAGTTGAGACAAGAGCAGACTGACATTTTGCCTGCACTTCGGTTGAGCTACATGTATTTACCATTCTATTTGAAGCAATGCTTTGCATTCTGCGCTGTGTACCCCAAAGATTACAGATTTGAGAAGGCATGCTTAGCTGAAATTTGGGCAGCAGAAGGCTTTGTGGAACCTCAAGGTGGTGTTCCAATTCAAAATATTGGCTGTCAGTATTTTGAAGACCTTGTTGCAAGGTCCTTCTTTCAAAAGGTTAATGGTGGATATGTAATCCATGATTTGCTGCATGACATGGCACAAATGGTTTCAGAGCACCATTGCTTCATCTTAAGAAATAAGAGTGACTTTGATAAAATTCCCCAGAATGTTCGTCATCTGTATGTACTCTCTGGCAGTGAATTTGACGATTCCGACTTGTTGAGACTATGCAAGTATACGAAGTTGCGTACCTTAATTTGCAAGAAGAGTTTAGGGAGAAAAGCAAGCTTTGTAATGGACCACTGGTGTACTAAACTTCCGCGCATGCGTGTGATTTCTTGTGCCTCTGTAGATGAGTTACCAGATAGTATTGGCAACTGGAAGCATCTTCGGTACCTTGAAATCTGCAGAGCTGGTCTTCTCATGAAAAGGCTTCCTTCAACTTTGTGTTGGCTATATCATCTGCAGATTTTATATGCCAAGAAATGCAAGCTAGAAAACTTGCCCGATGACTTTGGTAAGTTGACTAGTTTGCAGAAATTCGAATCAGATGGATTAACATATTATGCTGGGGATCAAATGACTTTTGATCTAGAAAAATGTGAGGAGGGAAAACGTATAAGTTTAATAAAGAAACTTAATCAGTTTCGTGGACACTTGAAGATAGCTAATGGTGGCATGCTAAGTAAGGATCAGGCAGCAGAAGCTGAACTAAAGAATAAGAAATATCTTGATGAGTTGACACTCAATATGAATTCACAGAGGTCTCAAACCATCCAGGAGAATGTGATAGAAGTGCTTGAAGTTCTGCAACCTCCTATCAGTCTCAAGTCTCTGTTACTCCAGAATTATGCTGGTGTCTCACTCCCAAGCTGGCTTTTGCCACAAAATTTGCCAAGCTTAAAATCACTTACTTTTGCAGGTTGTTTTGAACTCAAGAGCATATCATCTCCCATGATCTCACAGGGCATAAACTTAAATGAGATACCTGCAGTTGGTATTTTCCTCTCCCTGGCAGATGTAACCATTGATGGGTGCAGGAATATATCAAGCCTCGAACAGTTTCTATGCTCAGATTATGTGCCAGCCATCAAGAAAATAAGAATTGAACATTGTGAGATGTTAGCATCAGTACCTACCGAAAAGTTTGGAGAATTTCATTTCCTTGAAGAACTAGTCATGTGTCATTGTCCAAACATCCGGCTCCAAAGATTGGTGTCGCCGTCCCTTCAGAAGCTACATCTCTGGCGTGCTGGTCTCTTTTGCAATATTGACTGCTGCTCCCTCACCTACTTTGATTTATCATGCGAGTCTGTCACGTCCATCAACCTGCAAACATGGAGTCTTCCAGCTCTGCAAGAGTTGCACGTTGCGTGCAAAAATCTTACATCTATTGGAGACTCCCCTATTTTTTCCATTTCTACAGGCACCAGCACCACTAGAGCATTCTCGTTCCTTAATGTTATATCATTTTGGATGTGTCAGAAATTGTCAGCCCTTGATGACTTCCTAACACAAGAATATGTACCTGCTGTTGAGAAAATTGAAATCAAATGTTGTAGGGAGTTAATGTCCCTGCCAGGTGAAAATTTTGGGAGTTTTCCCTATCTGAAACATTTGGTGGTTATTGAGTGTCCAAGTCTCAAGTGGCAAAGGGGATTCACGTTGCCATCATCTCTCCAAAGGCTCAACTTGGCGCAATGTGGGGATATCTCTCCATACGTTCCCAGCTGCCTACTGAACCTTACATCCCTCGTGTCACTGAGGATGATTGTGTGCCAGGGTATAACATCCATTCCAGGCGACATTTGGCGCAGTAATCTTACATCACTTGAGGAATTGAGGATTTCGGATTGTCCAGACCTAGTTTCATTTGGTGGAGCAAAGGCAGTAGTAATGATAAAGAAGGTATTGATATGCCGGTGTCCAAACTTAAGGGGAGTAAAGGAGATCAATAGAGAAGAGCACTAAGGTATTTTTTGCTAACGATTGTTTCCCGTCCAGTTTCTACTTCTATATACTGAAAAATAACTCATGTATCATGCAGTAGCAATCCAATTTACATCATTATTATTGGGGTACACTGCTTGACTGCTTGTTGATGAGTGATGCCTACATGTATTGTATGTCCTGTTTCTAGGAGTATTTGTTACTTCCAATGTTTAGCCCGTATAGAGTCATGATATGTTGAATTTCCCGAAAGAGTAGTGTGATGTTTACAGAGATTGCACACGTGTGACGGTTTGAAAAAACTTGCTAACCTGTGATGTATATGATGCTGCCGTGTTGTGTGTATTAAGACGAAGCTCTTCTTTTGTTGCCAAAATCTGTTTTACTGATCATGTTCTGTTCTTGAAGGAACTGAACCCCATAGCCGCATTACCTGGAAGTTGGAAGACCCGAAGACAACCAGACAGTGCGCGCTTCATCTCGCCGTCTCCATCTCTCCGCCCGCGCCTGCTTCTCGCTTGTTGCAGTTTTAACCAATTATTATTTCTCATATTTCTGCTGATAACTATCGGTTCCCAGTTTGGACAGTCATAATCTGTTGTAACTTGTGAAAACGACAGAGCGGCCGTGCATCTCTAAGACACATCGCACCTGTTGCATTTGTGTGTTTTGGTGCGTCTTTACGTTGGAAACATCTTTACTCTGGAATTATTGATAGGTTGTTTTCAAAGGAATTGCAGTGTATAGCAGGGCTAGCAAAGGCTGTGTGCTCTAACTCACTAatgtcgtactccctccgtccggaaatacttgtcggagaaatgcataaaaatgaatgtatctagaactaaaatacatctagatacatccattcctccgacgagtatttccggacggagggagtactatatgcATGTGAGCTGAGAGCCTGAATCCTGCTGACTACAACATCATTTTTTTAAGACGGTGGGGGTTCAGAAGTAAGGAAAACAGTTTGGCCTCTGGGGTTCAGGCTACTCTTTTGTGATTTTTTCGAACTGCAGCCAAGTGCCCAAGTTGAATGGAATGGCCCTTGTCTTGTAGGAAGAACCTGCGGTTTCAGGTTTCAGAACGTATGGCATGCACAACGGAGTGAAAAATCAGGAAAGAGAAACGGTGATGGATAAAGATTACCGCTGCTGCAGCCCACATGGGGAAGGGAGAAGTCAGGCGGCCCGGGTCAGAGAGGGACGCATACTGCTCGCTCGTCGATTGGCGTCCAGGTTCGTGGATAGCAGGCGTCTGCGGCTGCTCGTCGTTCGCTGCATGAGCAGGCTGCTGCGGCAAGGATGCGCGCGGCGGCCGGAGGTAGTGGCCGAGGGCGCGTGCCTGCTTGACTCGTGGACGCGGATCGGTGGTAGCCTAGTACTGTAGGTAGCACCCACCGGAGATACCCGACGACAAGGACGGCGCGGCTGCGGAGATGGAGAAGATGGGGAACGCGGCGCGGTTGGTCTTTGCCAACGCAGCACCGCCAGGTGGGCCCCTGGTCCAACTCAGAGCTGGCCAAACGGGCTGGCACGTCACGTTTACTAAACGGGGAGGTCCTATATGACGCTCTTTGCGTCAAGTTGCTGGTGTTTCGCACAGAGCCTCCACGTTTTCTGTTTCTACTGTttcacgagcgagcgagcgagaactCAGTGTCTCTGTTCGCTCCTCTTTTGCAgggattcgaacccaggacctTACACTATACGAAAAGTGGTATTACTAGTTGAGCTATCAATCGTTAATGATTCTTCAGCAGCGCCAAGCTTAAAGAACCAAACAGGCAGCGCAGTCCAAAATATATATCTTGAATTTCAAAAgcatttttatttaaaaaaatgaagggATCTGTGACACACAAGCAAATTGCAGATTTGCAAAAATAAAAACGAAATATTTGCaaaaatcaggaacatttttttgaaacggGAACTTTTTAAATTCCACGGCAGAAATTGAAAACGCGAACGTATTTGAAAAatgtgaaaacaagaacattttctgaaaattttacactgaacaattttcaaatctcctgaaaaaatgaaaacatgcacattttttaaaattgcgaacaattttgggaaacgagaacatttttgaactgcccaatttttttttgaaatttgtgaacaaaaagttGAAACTAAACAATTTCAAAACTCCTGAAAAAATGAAAACATGcgaattttttaaatttgtgaacaaattttgaaagcgGAAACATGTTTTGAACCGCCCGAAcactttttgaaatttgtgaacaaaaatttgaTACTGAACGATTTTGAAACACCTGAAAAACTTAAAACATGCACATTTTTAAAATtgcgaacaattttttgaaaacggGAGCATGTTTTGAACcgcccgaacattttttgaaatttgtgaacaaaagtTTGGAACTCAACAATTTCGAAACTCAAAAGTGAGAGTGTGcacatttttctgaattttttttgaacaattttcaaaaatgggaacattttttgaaattcctgggcaatttttgaacaaattttgaaagctGAAACATATCTCTTAAACCGAATTTTTTTTAGTTTGTGAACAAAGTTTGAAAAgatgaacactttttttaaattctaaaaatttacaaaatttctgaacaaaaaattcaaacaggaacattttttttgcCTAGACGAACAAAAAAATTGAAACTGCAGAAAATGATTTTGAAAAACATGAAACGTTTTTGAAGTTGTGAACAAATTATGAAACTCCGAACAAAGTTTTAAaccatgaattttttttgaatttttgaacaaatatTTAAAATGGGACATTTcatgaaattatgaacattttttgaaacaaagCGAACAAATTTCGCAagttatgaacaaaatttgaaaacatgaacattttctgtaAAAATGAACAAAATTTGTAAAAAGCGAaccatttttgaaaaaaaaatctgagaaataaaatgaaataaaaagaaaagaaaa
Above is a window of Triticum aestivum cultivar Chinese Spring chromosome 6B, IWGSC CS RefSeq v2.1, whole genome shotgun sequence DNA encoding:
- the LOC123136166 gene encoding disease resistance protein RGA2 isoform X1, with the translated sequence MSLSAIGIISALNECVTLFQWAKSAISSLHSRWSGSQEQHLQDRVLQLESGLQCLRDTLPAMYSLINKAEWRSHNDGVASLLPNLKDAVSEAEDLLDEFRWYEKKVQVEGNASQFPFIDFFDTVIQGSFNKLNDVQLRLNHLSRQIDTMVLHGVTHRFDKLVRPETTSLPNETKIFGRDKELKQVLGFLNVPANSKRRRATSSVNASTSAPVSNQVSTESRIYSLPVLPIVGIGGVGKTTLAQHICNHQRVKSHFELIIWICVSDDFDVKRLIKEVIQSCTGKVVTIDNLDFLQRALSNLVTNKRLLVVLDDMWDDALKENEQCWKRFIAPFRSVQEGSAMLVTTRCPKVTEGVRTMEPVILEGLKDDVFWNFFKSCIFGSENSDNDPELEHIGRSILPKLKGSPLAAKTLGRMLSMDLQASHWNFILESELWELRQEQTDILPALRLSYMYLPFYLKQCFAFCAVYPKDYRFEKACLAEIWAAEGFVEPQGGVPIQNIGCQYFEDLVARSFFQKVNGGYVIHDLLHDMAQMVSEHHCFILRNKSDFDKIPQNVRHLYVLSGSEFDDSDLLRLCKYTKLRTLICKKSLGRKASFVMDHWCTKLPRMRVISCASVDELPDSIGNWKHLRYLEICRAGLLMKRLPSTLCWLYHLQILYAKKCKLENLPDDFGKLTSLQKFESDGLTYYAGDQMTFDLEKCEEGKRISLIKKLNQFRGHLKIANGGMLSKDQAAEAELKNKKYLDELTLNMNSQRSQTIQENVIEVLEVLQPPISLKSLLLQNYAGVSLPSWLLPQNLPSLKSLTFAGCFELKSISSPMISQGINLNEIPAVGIFLSLADVTIDGCRNISSLEQFLCSDYVPAIKKIRIEHCEMLASVPTEKFGEFHFLEELVMCHCPNIRLQRLVSPSLQKLHLWRAGLFCNIDCCSLTYFDLSCESVTSINLQTWSLPALQELHVACKNLTSIGDSPIFSISTGTSTTRAFSFLNVISFWMCQKLSALDDFLTQEYVPAVEKIEIKCCRELMSLPGENFGSFPYLKHLVVIECPSLKWQRGFTLPSSLQRLNLAQCGDISPYVPSCLLNLTSLVSLRMIVCQGITSIPGDIWRSNLTSLEELRISDCPDLVSFGGAKAVVMIKKVLICRCPNLRGVKEINREEH
- the LOC123136166 gene encoding disease resistance protein RGA2 isoform X2, coding for MSLSAIGIISALNECVTLFQWAKSAISSLHSRWSGSQEQHLQDRVLQLESGLQCLRDTLPAMYSLINKAEWRSHNDGVASLLPNLKDAVSEAEDLLDEFRWYEKKVQVEGNASQFPFIDFFDTVIQGSFNKLNDVQLRLNHLSRQIDTMVLHGVTHRFDKLVRPETTSLPNETKIFGRDKELKQVLGFLNVPANSKRRRATSSVNASTSAPVSNQVSTESRIYSLPVLPIVGIGGVGKTTLAQHICNHQRVKSHFELIIWICVSDDFDVKRLIKEVIQSCTGKVVTIDNLDFLQRALSNLVTNKRLLVVLDDMWDDALKENEQCWKRFIAPFRSVQEGSAMLVTTRCPKVTEGVRTMEPVILEGLKDDVFWNFFKSCIFGSENSDNDPELEHIGRSILPKLKGSPLAAKTLGRMLSMDLQASHWNFILESELWELRQEQTDILPALRLSYMYLPFYLKQCFAFCAVYPKDYRFEKACLAEIWAAEGFVEPQGGVPIQNIGCQYFEDLVARSFFQKVNGGYVIHDLLHDMAQMVSEHHCFILRNKSDFDKIPQNVRHLYVLSGSEFDDSDLLRLCKYTKLRTLICKKSLGRKASFVMDHWCTKLPRMRVISCASVDELPDSIGNWKHLRYLEICRAGLLMKRLPSTLCWLYHLQILYAKKCKLENLPDDFGKLTSLQKFESDGLTYYAGDQMTFDLEKCEEGKRISLIKKLNQFRGHLKIANGGMLSKDQAAEAELKNKKYLDELTLNMNSQRSQTIQENVIEVLEVLQPPISLKSLLLQNYAGVSLPSWLLPQNLPSLKSLTFAGCFELKSISSPMISQGINLNEIPAVGIFLSLADVTIDGCRNISSLEQFLCSDYVPAIKKIRIEHCEMLASVPTEKFGEFHFLEELVMCHCPNIRLQRLVSPSLQKLHLWRAGLFCNIDCCSLTYFDLSCESVTSINLQTWSLPALQELHVACKNLTSIGDSPIFSISTGTSTTRAFSFLNVISFWMCQKLSALDDFLTQEYVPAVEKIEIKCCRELMSLPGENFGSFPYLKHLVVIECPSLKWQRGFTLPSSLQRLNLAQCGDISPYVPSCLLNLTSLVSLRMIVCQGITSIPGDIWRSNLTSLEELRISDCPDLVSFGGAKAVVMIKKEEPAVSGFRTYGMHNGVKNQERETVMDKDYRCCSPHGEGRSQAARVREGRILLARRLASRFVDSRRLRLLVVRCMSRLLRQGCARRPEVVAEGACLLDSWTRIGGSLVL